The genomic DNA CAATTTTTCCGTCCCCGAAAACGGAAACGGAAACTCGATGGCGGTTTCCCTAAGCTGCCCTTAAATTTCAGGCCTTTCCTAAAATCTCTTCTTGGCGACCCATTAATCGAACGCTCAACCTAGGACCGATTTCTTGTACGATTCGAGAGGCCACGTAGTTTCCCCATTTTGTCGATCTTTCCAGGGAAAATCCTTGCGCTAAACCGTAAAGTGCGCCCGCCGCAAAACTATCCCCTGCCCCTGTCGTATCCAGGAGTTTTTGAACGGGAAACCCCGTAACATGACGTACATTCCCTTTTTCGGATACGAATGCTCCGTTGGAACTGTCCGTCATGAAGACCGTCGGGCAAAGCGAAGACACGAATTTTATCGCGTCTTCCTTGGACTCCGTTCCCGCTAAGGCCTTTGCCTCTTCCACATTACAAAAAACGAAATCACAATAATCCTTGGTCAAACGTACGAAATCCTCTCTGGAGCGATGAACGCAAAAAGGGTCGCTGTACGTGAAGGCGACTTTTACCCCGGATTTTTTAGCTTCTTCCATTGCCAGGACGCAGGCCTGCTTGGTCGAAGGAACGTCCCATAGGTAACCTTCCAAATATGTGTAGGAGGATGCCTTCAACCTCTCCAAGTCTATATCCCCTACCGTCAGAGTGGAGGAAATGCCCAGATGAGTCAGCATAGTACGCTCCGCATCGGGAGTAGTCAAGATCACGCAGGTTCCCGTATGTCCTTCCGATACCGGAGGAACTTCGAATAGGATCCCCGCGTTTTCCATGTCCTTTTTATAAAATTCTCCGTAGGTGTCGGAACTTACTTTTCCGGTATAAGTGCCTGTTCCTCCGGAATTTGCGAGCGCGATCATGGTATTCGCCGCGCTCCCTCCGGACCTCAACTCCTTCTTATGCCCTTCCAAAGCGGTCAGAACCGTACCTTGCGTCTCCGAATCCACCAGGGTCATGATTCCTTTGGTCCAGCCCATTTTTTTTAGGAAGGAATCCTCCGTTAATACGAGGATGTCCACAAGGGCGTTTCCCACCCCGAATACGTCGTAATGCCTCATTTCAATCTCCAGATCAGATAAATATTATAAAAACGGAATTTAATTGCGACGAAGATCCGATTCCCTCGCCCGTGCGCTCTACCGGATTTCCCTCTTCCATTCCACCAATTCCCAACCGTTCCAGGAAGTTTCGAATAGGAGCTTCCCTCCCACGATATTCGAAAGCAATTCCAGGAATTCCGCTTTTCTCTCCGTGATCACTCCGCTGAAAAGAAAATGGTCCGTCTTTAGCGCGGCGATCTTATCCATATTCGCCCTTAAGACCGCAAACGTGATATTGGCGATACATAGATCGAATCGGCCTTCGGCGACAGGAGGATGATCGAATCCCCCTTCTTCCACTCGAAGTTTCGTTTCCGGAATTCCGTTTTCGTCCCGGTTGAATACGGAGGAGCGGACCGCGTTCGGATCTATGTCCACGGCGAGAATTTCGGAAGCCCCGAGTTTGGAGACGGCGACGGATAGGATTCCGGAGCCCGTTCCGATATCGGCGATTCTCTTTCCGGAAATTTCCAGGCTTCCCAGTCTGGACAGGACGAGCCGAGTCGTCTCATGGTGTCCGGTCCCGAAGGCCAATCCCGGATTGATATAGATCGGAATGCCCGCGGCAGGATCCGTTTTTGCCAGCTCCCAGGATTCTTTTTCCCAAGTCGGAACCACCCAAAAAACTCCGATCGAAAAGGGTTTATAGAATTCCTTGTATGCTTCCTCGTATTCCTTGGTTTCGATCCATCTAGATTCCGCAAAAGAGTCTTCCGGCACTCTCGCCTTGAGATAAATCCAGATCTTCGCTTCGGAAGCAGAGTCCTCTTCCGCCAAATATACTCGAATCGGAGTGTTATCCGAAATGATCGCCTCTCCGGATTTTCTGGGTTCTTCCCTGTCGAATAGGATTTCGTAAAAACCCGCGACCTGCCACTCCTCCAAAAGGGAGGAAAACTCCTCCGCAAATTCCTTGGGTATGGATACCTTAATTTCCTTATACTTCACCCGACCGTCCCGGAGAAAGATTGGGAAGAGAAGAATCCTCTTCCCGTATGATTTCGGCATCCATGGGAACCAAAAATTTCCTGCGATCTCTTACGATCCAAACCCAGATCCCTACGAACAACGCCGTCGCGATCCAAGAACCGAAACGACCGTTCGGAAGGACGAAAAAGTCGAAGAGCCCGTGCTGCACTACCGCCAGGAGGAAGGCATATCCGAGATATTTGGCCTTTTCTCCCCCTTCCTTGAAATTGCTCTTAAATAAAAATAGGGAAAAGCAAAGATTGATCAGTAAGTGTGCGTTCGTGGACTTCAGCATTCTCGCGATAAAGGTGGCGACCCTATCGTGCTCGTTCGCGGATTTAATGTAATGGTAATTCTCCACTCCGGCAAATCCGAGCGCGACGAAGCCTCCGATCAGGAATACTTCGGGTAAAAAACGCCTCGCCTTGCG from Leptospira fletcheri includes the following:
- a CDS encoding adenosine kinase; the protein is MRHYDVFGVGNALVDILVLTEDSFLKKMGWTKGIMTLVDSETQGTVLTALEGHKKELRSGGSAANTMIALANSGGTGTYTGKVSSDTYGEFYKKDMENAGILFEVPPVSEGHTGTCVILTTPDAERTMLTHLGISSTLTVGDIDLERLKASSYTYLEGYLWDVPSTKQACVLAMEEAKKSGVKVAFTYSDPFCVHRSREDFVRLTKDYCDFVFCNVEEAKALAGTESKEDAIKFVSSLCPTVFMTDSSNGAFVSEKGNVRHVTGFPVQKLLDTTGAGDSFAAGALYGLAQGFSLERSTKWGNYVASRIVQEIGPRLSVRLMGRQEEILGKA
- a CDS encoding 50S ribosomal protein L11 methyltransferase; the encoded protein is MKYKEIKVSIPKEFAEEFSSLLEEWQVAGFYEILFDREEPRKSGEAIISDNTPIRVYLAEEDSASEAKIWIYLKARVPEDSFAESRWIETKEYEEAYKEFYKPFSIGVFWVVPTWEKESWELAKTDPAAGIPIYINPGLAFGTGHHETTRLVLSRLGSLEISGKRIADIGTGSGILSVAVSKLGASEILAVDIDPNAVRSSVFNRDENGIPETKLRVEEGGFDHPPVAEGRFDLCIANITFAVLRANMDKIAALKTDHFLFSGVITERKAEFLELLSNIVGGKLLFETSWNGWELVEWKREIR
- a CDS encoding PrsW family glutamic-type intramembrane protease; protein product: MSVELLSLLSVFPWAFVLIYIHSKISVQRLFLTVAGSILLGWLSTELVLQLNSWFWPNVPVPGKKTSSSILSQTLHIAFVQAGMMEEACKSALILIFSYIISFDRKARRFLPEVFLIGGFVALGFAGVENYHYIKSANEHDRVATFIARMLKSTNAHLLINLCFSLFLFKSNFKEGGEKAKYLGYAFLLAVVQHGLFDFFVLPNGRFGSWIATALFVGIWVWIVRDRRKFLVPMDAEIIREEDSSLPNLSPGRSGEV